The Sulfurimonas sp. HSL3-2 genome segment GTCATTTTCACAAAAACCGATCGTAAAAATCGGTCAGTTTGTTGAAAAAGGGCATATCATTGCTGACGGTCCGAATATGGATCAAGGTGAGCTTGCACTTGGCGTTAATGCTATGGTCGCATTTATGCCTTGGAACGGTTATAACTACGAGGATGCTATCGTTATCTCTGAGCGTATGATCCGTGAAGATGCATTTACATCTGTACATATCTATGAAAAAGAGTGTGAAGCACGTGAACTTAAACACGGTGTAGAAGAGATCACTCGCGATATCCCGAATGTTCGTGAAGAGGAGCTGGCTCATCTTGATGAAAGCGGTATCGTTAAAATAGGTACTAACGTTAAAGGCGGTATGATCCTTGTAGGTAAAGTAAGCCCTAAAGGTGAAGTTAAACCTACTCCTGAAGAGAGACTATTACGTGCGATCTTCGGTGAAAAATCAGGTCACGTTGTAAATAAATCTCTTTACTGTCCACCATCTATGGAAGGAGTCGTAGTAGATATCAAGATCTTTACGAAAAAAGGGTATGACAAAGATCCTCGTTCACTAGAGCTTGAAAAAGAGGAACGTGATTACCTAGAGCGTGAGCACTATGACCGTCTTCTTATGATAGATAAAGAGGAGATCTTCAGAATAACTGCACTTTTAACAAAAGAGCCGTTAGGAAAAGATATCACTATCAACGGAAACGATTATAAAAAAGGCGACATCATCAACGGTGAAGACCTTAAAGATGTAAACCGTTTTGCTATGAACAACATTGTTAAATCGTTCTCTGAAGATATTCAGAATCAATACAATGTTATGAAAAACTATTTCCAAAAGCAAAAAAGAATCTTCCGTGATGAGCACGAAGAGAAGCTAGCTATTTTAGAAAATGATGACATCCTTCCAAACGGTGTTGTTAAATACGTGAAAGTTTACATAGCTACAAAACGTCACCTAAAAGTGGGTGATAAAATGGCTGGACGTCACGGAAATAAAGGTATCGTTTCTAACATCGTACCTGAAGTAGATATGCCGTATATGGAAGATGGACGCAGCGTTGATGTATGTCTGAATCCTCTAGGGGTTCCATCTCGTATGAACATCGGTCAGGTTCTAGAGATGCACCTTGGTATGGTCGGTCGTGAACTTGGTCACCAGATCCAAGCTGAGTTCGATGCTAAACAAGCTGAGTTCTTAGATAATATCCGTGCGAAGATGATAGAGATATCTGATGTTGCAGGACTTATGAACGCACAAGAACTTTTAGGCAAAATGAGCAACGATGAGTTACTTAAATATGCACAAGACTGGGCAAAAGGTGTTAAATTCGCAACTCCTATTTTCGAGGGTGTAAACCAAGTAGAGTTTGATAAATTATTCGAACTTGCGAAGATGGATAGTGACGGTAAAACTGTTCTATATGACGGTAAAACTGGTGAGAAGATGAAAGAGCGTGTAAACGTCGGTTACATGTACATCTTAAAACTACACCACTTAGTTGATGAGAAGATCCATGCTCGTTCAACTGGACCATACTCTTTAGTTACTCAACAGCCGGTCGGTGGTAAAGCACTATTCGGTGGTCAAAGATTCGGGGAGATGGAAGTCTGGGCTCTTGAAGCATACGGTGCTTCTGCTGTTCTTAAAGAGATGTTGACTATCAAATCTGATGATGTTGACGGTCGTGTTCGTGCATATAAAGCACTTACAAAAGGTGAATTGGTTCCTGAATCTGGAATCCCAGAAACACTATTCGTATTGACAAAAGAGCTACAATCACTAGCTCTTGATGTAGAGATTTTTGACGAGGTTGAAGACGATGAGTAAATTAGTAGCAATTGAAGTAAAAGAAGATAATCGCCCAACAGATATAAAACAACTGCAGTTTCGCCTTGCATCTCCTGAAAAAATACTTTCTTGGAGTCATGGTGAAGTAAAAAAACCGGAAACGATCAACTATCGTACTCTAAAACCTGAGCGCGATGGTCTGTTCTGTGCAAAAGTATTCGGTCCTGTACGTGATTATGAGTGTCTGTGCGGTAAATACAAAAAAATGCGTTATAAAGGCGTAGTATGTGAAAAATGTGGTGTTGAAGTAGCAAGTTCTAAAGTTCGTCGTGTCCGTATGGGGCATATCGATCTTGTTACGCCTGTTGCTCACATCTGGTACGTAAGCTCATTACCGTCTCGTATCGGTACACTTTTCGGTGTTAAGATGAAAGACCTTGAGCGCGTACTTTATTATGAAGCATACATCGTTGAAGAGGGTGGAGAAGCATACTATGATGCTGAAGCAAAAACACCGGTAATTAAATACGATGTTCTAAACGAAGAGCAATACCGTACTTTAGTTCAGAGATTCGGTGAGCTAGGTTTCAAAGCAAGAATGGGTGGTGAAGTTATCCGTGATCTTCTTGATGATATCGATCTAGTGGAACTTTTCTCTCAACTTAAAGAGGAGATTGATGCTACGAACTCAGAAGCGAAACGTAAAACAATTGCTAAACGTCTAAAAGTAATCGAGTCATTCCTAAACAGCGGTAACAACCCTGCATGGATGATGCTTACTGTTTTACCTGTACTTCCACCGGATCTTCGTCCTCTAGTAAGTCTAGACGGCGGGAAATTCGCAGTATCTGATGTAAATGACCTGTATCGCCGTGTTATCAACCGTAACCAACGTCTTAAACGTCTTGTTGAGCTTGAAGCACCTGAGATCATTGTTAGAAATGAAAAACGTATGCTTCAAGAAGCTGTTGATGCACTATTTGACAACGGCCGTCGTGCAAATGCAGTTAAAGGTGCAAACAAACGTCCACTTAAATCATTAAGTGAGATCATTAAGGGTAAACAAGGACGTTTCCGTCAAAACCTTCTTGGTAAACGTGTTGACTTCTCTGGACGTTCTGTAATCGTCGTCGGTCCATCTTTACGTATGGATGAGTGTGGTTTACCTAAGAAAATGGCTCTTGAACTTTTCAAACCGCATCTAATTGCGAAACTTGAAGAAAAAGGCTATGCGACTACGATCAAAGCTGCTACGAAGATGATCGAAAGCAAAACAAACGAAGTTTGGGAATGTCTTGCTGAAATAGTTGACGGGTATCCGGTTCTACTAAACCGTGCTCCGACACTACACAAACTTTCAATTCAGGCGTTTCACCCTAAATTGATCGACGGTAAAGCTATTCAGCTTCACCCTCTAGTCTGTGCGGCATTCAATGCCGATTTCGATGGGGATCAAATGGCTGTTCACGTTCCACTAGGTTCTGCAGCTATCGCTGAAGCAAAAGTATTGATGCTTGCATCTATGAACATTCTTTTACCGGCATCTGGTAAAGCGATCGCTACTCCGTCACAAGATATGGTCCTTGGTATCTATTATATCACTCTAGAGAAGAGCGGTGTAAAAGGTTCAAATAAACTATTTGCAAACGTTGATGAAGTAAAAATCGCTATCGAGCATGGAGCTTTAGATATTCACGCGAAGATCCGTTCAAGCGTAAATGGAAGATTGATCCATACGACTGCTGGTCGTCTGATCCTTAAATCTATCATTCCTGATTTCGTACCTGTAGAGTTATGGAATCGTGTAATGAAGAAAAAAGCGATCAACGAACTAGTTGACTATGTTCAAAAACATGGTGGTATCGGTGTTACTGCATCATTCCTTGATGCACTAAAAGATCTTGGTTTCAAACAAGCAACAGAAGCTGGTGTATCGATCTCTATCGATGATATTATTATCCCGGAAGCGAAAGCTCCGAAGATAGAAGAATCGAAAAACAAAGTTCGTGAGATCCAAAAACAGTTTGAAGCTGGTCTTTTAACTGAGCAAGAGCGTTACAATAAGATCATCGACGTTTGGACAGATACAAACAACATCGTTGCAACTCAGATGATGACTCTTGTTCAGACTGATAAAAACGGTTTCAACTCGATCCATATGATGGCTGACTCTGGAGCTCGTGGTTCTGCAGCTCAGATCCGTCAGCTTGCCGGTATGCGTGGTCTTATGGCTAAACCAAACGGTGACATTATCGAGACTCCGATTATCTCGAACTTTAAAGAGGGTCTAAACGTTCTTGAGTACTTTATTTCGACTCACGGTGCGCGTAAAGGTCTTGCCGATACCGCTCTTAAAACAGCGAATGCGGGTTACTTGACACGTAAGCTAGTCGACGTTGCACAAAACGTTAAAGTTGTTGAGCATGACTGTCATACGCACGAAGGTATCGAGATCTCTGATATCTCTGATCACAACTCATTGATCGAGTCTTTAGAAGACCGTTTATATGGACGTGTTCTTGCAGATGATGCTATCGATCCTATAACAAATGAGATCCTTTTCACTGAAGGTACTCTGATTGATGAAGTAAAAGCGAAGACTATTGTTGAAGCTGGAATCAAATCAGCATATATCCGTACTCCGACTACATGTAAGTCAGAGGGTGGTATCTGTGCACTTTGTTACGGACTAAACCTTGGTACTGGTAACTTGGTACGTCGCGGTGAAGCTGTCGGTATTATTGCTGCTCAGTCGATCGGTGAGCCTGGTACACAGCTTACACTTCGTACATTCCACGTGGGTGGTACGGCGTCAAGCACTCGTCAAGAGCGCCAAGTCGTTGCATCTAAAGAAGGTTTTATCCGTTACTATAACTTTAAAACATACACTTCTAAAGAGGGCAAACAAATCGTTGCTAACCGTCGTAACGCAGGTATCTTACTTGTTGAACCGAAGATTAAAGCACCATTTGACGGTAGAGTCGAGATCCAGTCAATCCATGATGAGATGATCATCAGTGTTGTCGGTGAAAAAGAAACGATACGTTATACACTTAGAAAAAATGAAGTTGCACGTCCAAACGAACTTGCTGGTGTCGGCGGACATATCGAAAGTAAACTGTATTTACCGTACAAACACGGTGATCTAGTTAAAAATGCAGAGTCTATCGTTGAAAAGATCAATGACGGATGGAACGTTCCAAATCACATTCCATACGCTTCTGAGATCATGGTAAAAGACGGTGATCCGATAACTCAAAAAATAAGAGCTAAAGAAGCTGGTACTATTAAGTACTTCCTACTTAAAGGTGATTATTTAGAGAGATACGAAGGCGTTAAAGCTGGTCATGAAGTAAAAGAAAAAGGTCTATTTGCAAGTATCGTAGATGGTTCTGATCATGAAGCGATCCGTCACTATATCGCTCGCGGTTCAATCGTTGAGCAAGATGATGATGCAGTTGTTGAAGCAGATACTATGATAGCTAAACCTGCAAAAGAAGAGTCTATAGTAATAGCTGAGTGGGATCCATACTCTAACCCGATCATATCTGAAGCAAACGGTACAGTGAGTTTTGAAGATGTTATCGACGGTGTTACAGCTTCATCTCAATATGATGAACTTACTGGTAAAACTCGTCTAATGATTAACGAGCATATCTCACCAGAGTACAAACCGACTATCGTTCTAGCAACGCAAGACGGTGAGATCATCAGATATGCTATCGATCCAAAATCTTCTGTATACGTTCAAAACGGTGCAGAGGTTAAAATCGCAGATACACTTGTTAAAACACCAAAAGCGCTTCAAAAATCAAGCGATATTACCGGTGGTCTTCCACGTGTATCTGAGCTTTTTGAAGCACGTCGTCCGAAAGTCAACGCTGTAATCAGTGAGATCGACGGGGTTGTAAGTTTCGGTAAAGCATTACGCGGTAAAGAGCGTATTCTTATTACTTCAGACAGTGGAGTAATAAAAGAGTACTTTGTTGATAAATCTCTTTCTCCACAAGTAAATGTGGGTGAGTATGTTCATGCCGGTGAGAAGTTGACTGACGGTATCGGTTCTCCTCATGATATTTTAAGAATATTAGGTGTGAAAGCATTACACAATTACCTTGTAAGCGAAGTACAACAAGTTTACCGTTCACAAGGGGTTAATATCGCCGATAAACATATCGAGGTTATCTTTACTCAGATGCTTCGTCAGATTAAGATTTTACAATCTGGTGATACGAAGTTTATCGAGGGTGATCTTATCTCTAGAAATAAATTTATCGAAGAGAATGAGAAGATCATTCGTCTAGGCGGTCGTCCTGCGATTGCAGATCCGTTCCTAGTAGGTATCACACGTGCAGCGGTATCAGCAGATAGTATTATCTCTGCTGCATCGTTCCAAGATACTACGAAAGTCTTAACTGAAGCAGCTGTTTCAGCTAAATTCGATGACCTGACGGATCTTAAAGAAAACGTTATTATCGGACGTACTATTCCTGTTGGTACTGGTATCTACAAAGATTCAGCACTAAAATTCGAAGACTACACTAACTAATTTCTCCCTTACATGTAAGCAAAAATGCTTACATGTAAATAATCTATTCAATACTTTTAGAACAGTTTAATAAATACTTAAAATAAGCAAACTTTAATAGCTAATTATGTAAAATTACGCGTTTATAATTCTCTCAGCCATATGGGATGAGAAAGAATTAAATTCTACTGGAACATTTTAAGAAAGGAATTGTATGCCAACAATCAACCAATTGATTCGTAACGAGCGTAAAAAAGTGGTTAAAAAATCAAAATCACCTGCGTTAGTTTCGTGTCCACAACGTCGTGGTGTTTGTACTCGTGTTTACACTACTACACCAAAAAAACCAAACTCGGCTCTACGTAAAGTAGCAAAAGTTCGTTTAACTTCAGGATTTGAAGTTATTTCGTATATCGGTGGAGAGGGTCACAACCTTCAAGAGCACTCAATAGTACTAGTTCGTGGCGGTCGTATCAAAGACTTACCAGGGGTTAAATACCATATCGTACGTGGTGCATTAGATAGTGCTGGTGTTAAAGACCGTACTGTTGCTCGTTCTAAATACGGAACAAAAAGACCTAAAAAATAATTTTTCACGAATGTGACAGAGGCAGTAATGCTTTTGAGTAAATTATAAAATTAATTGAAGACAAGGAAATTCAGAGATGAGAAGAAGAAAAGCTCCCGTTCGTGAAATTATGCCTGATCCAATTTATGGAAGCAAAGTTTTAACGAAATTTATAAACAAAATCATGCTAGACGGTAAAAAAAGTACAGCTGAAAAAATTATCTACAGTGCATTAGATATCATTAGTTCACGTGG includes the following:
- the rpoC gene encoding DNA-directed RNA polymerase subunit beta' gives rise to the protein MSKLVAIEVKEDNRPTDIKQLQFRLASPEKILSWSHGEVKKPETINYRTLKPERDGLFCAKVFGPVRDYECLCGKYKKMRYKGVVCEKCGVEVASSKVRRVRMGHIDLVTPVAHIWYVSSLPSRIGTLFGVKMKDLERVLYYEAYIVEEGGEAYYDAEAKTPVIKYDVLNEEQYRTLVQRFGELGFKARMGGEVIRDLLDDIDLVELFSQLKEEIDATNSEAKRKTIAKRLKVIESFLNSGNNPAWMMLTVLPVLPPDLRPLVSLDGGKFAVSDVNDLYRRVINRNQRLKRLVELEAPEIIVRNEKRMLQEAVDALFDNGRRANAVKGANKRPLKSLSEIIKGKQGRFRQNLLGKRVDFSGRSVIVVGPSLRMDECGLPKKMALELFKPHLIAKLEEKGYATTIKAATKMIESKTNEVWECLAEIVDGYPVLLNRAPTLHKLSIQAFHPKLIDGKAIQLHPLVCAAFNADFDGDQMAVHVPLGSAAIAEAKVLMLASMNILLPASGKAIATPSQDMVLGIYYITLEKSGVKGSNKLFANVDEVKIAIEHGALDIHAKIRSSVNGRLIHTTAGRLILKSIIPDFVPVELWNRVMKKKAINELVDYVQKHGGIGVTASFLDALKDLGFKQATEAGVSISIDDIIIPEAKAPKIEESKNKVREIQKQFEAGLLTEQERYNKIIDVWTDTNNIVATQMMTLVQTDKNGFNSIHMMADSGARGSAAQIRQLAGMRGLMAKPNGDIIETPIISNFKEGLNVLEYFISTHGARKGLADTALKTANAGYLTRKLVDVAQNVKVVEHDCHTHEGIEISDISDHNSLIESLEDRLYGRVLADDAIDPITNEILFTEGTLIDEVKAKTIVEAGIKSAYIRTPTTCKSEGGICALCYGLNLGTGNLVRRGEAVGIIAAQSIGEPGTQLTLRTFHVGGTASSTRQERQVVASKEGFIRYYNFKTYTSKEGKQIVANRRNAGILLVEPKIKAPFDGRVEIQSIHDEMIISVVGEKETIRYTLRKNEVARPNELAGVGGHIESKLYLPYKHGDLVKNAESIVEKINDGWNVPNHIPYASEIMVKDGDPITQKIRAKEAGTIKYFLLKGDYLERYEGVKAGHEVKEKGLFASIVDGSDHEAIRHYIARGSIVEQDDDAVVEADTMIAKPAKEESIVIAEWDPYSNPIISEANGTVSFEDVIDGVTASSQYDELTGKTRLMINEHISPEYKPTIVLATQDGEIIRYAIDPKSSVYVQNGAEVKIADTLVKTPKALQKSSDITGGLPRVSELFEARRPKVNAVISEIDGVVSFGKALRGKERILITSDSGVIKEYFVDKSLSPQVNVGEYVHAGEKLTDGIGSPHDILRILGVKALHNYLVSEVQQVYRSQGVNIADKHIEVIFTQMLRQIKILQSGDTKFIEGDLISRNKFIEENEKIIRLGGRPAIADPFLVGITRAAVSADSIISAASFQDTTKVLTEAAVSAKFDDLTDLKENVIIGRTIPVGTGIYKDSALKFEDYTN
- the rpsL gene encoding 30S ribosomal protein S12, with amino-acid sequence MPTINQLIRNERKKVVKKSKSPALVSCPQRRGVCTRVYTTTPKKPNSALRKVAKVRLTSGFEVISYIGGEGHNLQEHSIVLVRGGRIKDLPGVKYHIVRGALDSAGVKDRTVARSKYGTKRPKK